CAGGGGTCCGGTTCGAAGCCAGCACGTGCTCCTAGTCCGATGATCGACGTCGTTTCCGATCGGAGCTTGAACGATTCCGTGGAGGTTCCGGGGCGCTATGCCCGCCGTTCGCTGAGGGATTCCCGTTCGGCCCGCAAGCGCCGAACTCCGGGTGAGTTTGAGAAAAAAGACTCTAGGGAGTCCTGATCTTCCGGTTTATTTTTCAGTATGGATGTTATTCGGATTAAGGGCGGACGCCCGCTGAAGGGTCGTATCACGGCGGGAGGCGCGAAGAACTCGGTGCTCCCGATATTTGCGGCCTGCCTGCTCACGGAAGAAGAATGCATCATTCGCAATGTCCCGGATCTGAGCGATGTCCGCTACATGGGGCGTATCCTCGAGCATGTGGGGGCATCGGTCGTTGAGGAAGGAGATGGGGTATGGCGGATCCGAGCTCAAGAAGTTCGCTCCGAGGCTCCCTACGAGTTGGTGCGGAAGATGAGGGCGTCCATTTGCCTTCTCGGCTCCTTGGTTGGGCGTCTGGGAGAAGCGAAGGTTTCCATGCCCGGAGGCTGCGTCATCGGGCCTCGACCGATTGATCTGCATTTAAAAGGGCTGCGAAAACTTTCGTGCAAAGTCGATGTCGAGGCCGGCTACCTGCAGGTAGACGGATCGAATCGCCGGGGTGGAGGGGTTTTCCTCGGGGGGCGTTACGGCAGCACTGTGACGGGTACGGCGAATCTTCTCATGGCAGCAGTGACCACTCCGGGAACGACTCGAATCGAGTGTGCCGCCTGCGAGCCAGAAATCGTCGACCTCTGCGCAGTTCTCGGAAAAATGGGGGCGCAGATTGAAGGCGTCGGGAGCCCGACTCTGATCGTGCACGGGATCGATGCTCTCCGCGGCGTCGAC
The Puniceicoccus vermicola genome window above contains:
- the murA gene encoding UDP-N-acetylglucosamine 1-carboxyvinyltransferase; the protein is MDVIRIKGGRPLKGRITAGGAKNSVLPIFAACLLTEEECIIRNVPDLSDVRYMGRILEHVGASVVEEGDGVWRIRAQEVRSEAPYELVRKMRASICLLGSLVGRLGEAKVSMPGGCVIGPRPIDLHLKGLRKLSCKVDVEAGYLQVDGSNRRGGGVFLGGRYGSTVTGTANLLMAAVTTPGTTRIECAACEPEIVDLCAVLGKMGAQIEGVGSPTLIVHGIDALRGVDHTVIDDRIETGTYLIAAALTGSDLEVKGAPPSMLGALHDKMEEAGVDLIYREGLWTVHASGPRIPVDLITLPHPGFPTDLQAQMCTLMAVTPGISVLTERIYPNRFMHVSELQRMGADLAIEGASCIVKGVKKLSGAPVMASDLRASAALVLAGLVADGDTWIQRVYHLDRGYQRMDEKLRDVGASVERLPAAEMPKHLLGED